The nucleotide sequence CAACgtagaattgaaaatagttgaTTAAAAGCATCAAACTTTCAAAAACGGGAAGCTCCTAAGAATCTAAAAGTTCAACAGGAAAGCAATCCTACTTCAATTTAACATAACACAATTATAAATCCAAtccaaagcaatgaaatatCAATAAATACCGTGTGTCGAATTTTGATGAGGCTTTCGGAGGATTCGTTGGTTGGAAGCACGACTTTCTCATGCTTATCAGCTACCTCCATCTGGGCATCCTTCAATTTGTCGTCTTGGGTCGAGATCTGAGCCTCCGTGGCCATCGCCGAGAAGGTGGAGACTCCATTTCTACCGCCGTAGAGGGACAGAGCCCTGAACTCGGAGCTCAGTGGCGAAGCGCAGTGTTTAACTGGGGAAAGCAAAGAAGAGGACTTTAGGAGAGGGAttgagaggaaggaagaagaagtggCCATTGCCATTCTATGAAGGATTAACATCTGGGTTGTGTTTGGATTTCAGAATTATGATTGGGTTCGTGTGCAACGGTGGATGGTGTGTGAGAGTGGCATTCGTGACTTCATTTGTGGTGGAGGTTTGGCTTTCGGTTTTTGGTCCCTCAGACGCCAAACCGAGACAAGTTGAAGCAGAGGCTTGTGAGAGACAAGTTGAAACGGAAAGAAAAGCCGAGACGTTGTAGTCGAAGCAGACCTTTCGACGATGATAGACACGTAACCATCCCCTCACCAACTCCCACAGCCGGCGATCCCACATGGCGATGAACGTGTGGATCGCAAAACCAAAAATTCCAGCCCAATGACCCAAAACCCTTTCTGAAGCCCAGTGGCAATTTTGCAAATAACGTTAAATCAGGGGGCAATGAGACTCAGTGGTAATTTCgtaaataaattgaaatgtACCCCAAAATTGCACCATGCCACCTCCCCCctactttagactaaagtaattatAAGGTTATGACATAAGTGGCCGAAGTTAGGTATATCTGATAAGAGATTGGATCAGGTGAGCCCGAGGACTTATAGTCCAGGTAGGACTCTGCTTCGAGAGAATGATCTGCATGGAATTCACCTTATAAATATAAGCGGTTTTGTGACATTCAATGGACCTAAAACTCAACACATAAATGTCGTACGCAAACTCTTACTCTACGCCAGCCTTTCATACTCTGAGAAATCACTAAATCTCCTAACTTCTTCAACATatcttcaatttaaattaaCAACACAGGAGCCGTATAATTAGGTGACTGAGGAGCACCTCCAGTTTGGAGTAACAACATTGATTCAAATTCGGTTTGTTACCTATTCAAGTCTCTGTCAATAAATAACATTTGGATTTCTTATTGAAAAATATCATCTCATCAACTTCTCTACAAAGTAAGGTGTTAGCAGATTACTTAGtgttcggcacattgaaagtcgAACCTTTCTATGATTAGATATTTCCAAGTGCATTTCAGTTTTTGGCATTCTAACAGTCGAACAACATTGATAGTATGTGTCTTATAGTTTGATATTGATTCGGCACACTtatattttcacaaatataGTTGAGGCAACTGAACCTGATGCAGAAGATTCTGAACTTCGCAATGATTAGCAGttttgtcttcaggctctagaatcCAAGTCTAAGACAAGTTACTTCATTAGCCATGATCAATCGGATATAGAAGTCAGCAACGCATTCACCGAATAACGTAATTAGCTTATTAATTGTTGGACTTGCATGAAGCTATATATAAGATACACCATGTGaaatttttagggtttcttagATATAGACTCttacaactcttatttcttagaTAAAAACCTACCTAATTATAAatatccaaataaaacccagaTTTAAAAATGACTGCCAAATATAGAAGTAATTGACttataattacaaaatatttacaatttgtaccacaatattcaaaataaaaatcaataaatgttattactcaccttaattacaatgaaaatataattattgcaCATATTATTAccccaaacacacacatatatatggtCAAATCTATATATTACTACCAtaagctcaatatatatatatatatatatNNNNNNNNNNNNNNNNNNNNNNNNNNNNNNNNNNNNNNNNNNNNNNNNNNNNNNNNNNNNNNNNNNNNNNNNNNNNNNNNNNNNNNNNNNNNNNNNNNNNNNNNNNNNNNNNNNNNNNNNNNNNNNNNNNNNNNNNNNNNNNNNNNNNNNNNNNNNNNNNNNNNNNNNNNNNNNNNNNNNNNNNNNNNNNNNNNNNNNNNNNNNNNNNNNNNNNNNNNNNNNNNNNNNNNNNNNNNNNNNNNNNNNNNNNNNNNNNNNNNNNNNNNNNNNNNNNNNNNNNNNNNNNNNNNNNNNNNNNNNNNNNNNNNNNNNNNNNNNNNNNNNNNNNNNNNNNNNNNNNNNNNNNNNNNNNNNNNNNNNNNNNNNNNNNNNNNNNNNNNNNNNNNNNNNNNNNNNNNNNNNNNNNNNNNNNNNNNNNNNNNNNNNNNNNNNNNNNNNNNNNNNNNNNNNNNNNNNNNNNNNNNNNNNNNNNNNNNNNNNNNNNNNNNNNNNNNNNNNNNcaagaattaaaaaaatgggACTGGAAAACGATAGGCTTATAACGTTCAAATTCTAACGCACTTTCAATGGAGGCAATAGAAACGAATAAAATGTGGGGCCTGGATTTGTTGCCTCAAGTGGTATGGCACTAACACTTCCAAATGTAAAGAAAAAAGGCACAAAGACAACTAGACGAGCACCATAAGCCTTAAACGGGTTGATCTTGCTTTGGAATTTTTTATTGATCCGAGGTTATTTTTCAATTGAGATTTGCTTTGGTGAGCATGAACTTCCCTACATTTTGGTTTTACCCGGCCCCACCGTTGAGACCACTCATATGAGAAAGGTGACACTTGCATAGCAATTTAACCAAAGATTTTCTTCAGGTGACACTGGACCAACAATTAACAATCACTTATGCAAAAACCCTACCAAAGAATCACTTTAGGGTGACACCGTAATCAATCAACAATTGACAATAACTTATATAGAGCCAACTCGTGGCTTTTGTTTATAGGCATCTACTAAGATTGCTTATGTTTTATTATACGTACTTGGCTATCAGATAGAAAATGACCTATTTTTACCTTCACCCACTCTTCTCAATTTTCAaccgtcggatcgaatgaattaaaaaagactaaaagacaaaaattacctaaaaaatgtgtgagaagttaAAATGAGAAAGTGAATAACAcatactataaaaaaaaaaccatttttttccttttgattaaaagaGGAGATTTACACCGTAACATACTAACACAAAATTGACATGTAAGTTTGACTCAAATATCTATAAAATCGTATCTTATTTTAGATATACATCATCATAGCCAAAACCTTAGAGGCAGAAAAGACCCAAGGACAAGTACATGGGTGCACAAAAGGATAAAAGGCGTGCATAAATCATTTCCTATTATTTATCACCTTCTCCAATAATGCTAGCGAGCAGTGATTGAGTGACGTTTACTGGAGAAGGCGCATGGTTAACCATGGGGGTGTTAGCACTACTTGCATTGCTACCTTCGGGCTTATAGTTAAGGCGATCATTACTATGCTTGGATGCAGTTGATGGGGTATCATCCTTCATCAAAAAGCTACTTGTTAACAATGTCGTTACATCTTTAAAATCATAATATGTCAAATAGCCCGGCTTCGACATGACAGTGCCTATGTCAATATCTTTAGAGAGCATTGCCACCACGCTTGACATAGATGGCCTCGTCATCGGTGATGCCTGTTGGGTTTTTTCCAACCCATGATTAGTTGTCCTAAGTCTATTGGGAATGAATAGTCTTAGAGtattaaattgttttcccaattggagttgtttacccaattggagttagtttctcaattggagtAGGATTCATAACTAGATTCCAATTGGACTTAataatccttattgaagaagacatttattatgtctatataaaggggctattgtactagttttgagaagggagcaaaacaataaattgaaTACCACTCAAGGGATTAGAGCGAGAGAATATTGAAAGGGGCAAAGTGTgtgcgagagaaaagaaaagagatagtgtatttcttgttcttgttctttcaagtttttcgtcaagtcctagttctagagatttggcaagattattgattgtactcattattgatatagtga is from Malus sylvestris chromosome 5, drMalSylv7.2, whole genome shotgun sequence and encodes:
- the LOC126624192 gene encoding probable LRR receptor-like serine/threonine-protein kinase At1g56130, which translates into the protein MGRNCIPLTLFWHCCEKLIHPFLGQWHNVFQTWTLHENDQILRLVDLRLTEFEKTESTRLIRAALMCTQASPMTRPSMSSVVAMLSKDIDIGTVMSKPGYLTYYDFKDVTTLLTSSFLMKDDTPSTASKHSNDRLNYKPEGSNASSANTPMVNHAPSPVNVTQSLLASIIG